TCATTTCCGAACACCTAGAATTCGATTAAAAATCTTTTAAAGGTGTTTAATTTGACTTGAACTTGATTTAATCTATATGAATGTTTTGTAAATTATGATAAAAGTACACACTATGTTGACATTGAatggttttatttgttttaattaatatctAGGAACTTGTTTTcgtgaaattataaaatatttgaatGTTTTAACTTGtctatatttgaaataattattttgtatgatatggaaaatgccTGATGTTTGAGTTGAATTTAAAAGAAAGGTTAATCTTAGTTGCTTCGACAACGAATGTAGTGTTTTTCATTCAGATCCTACAAccaggttgggtttggggtgctacaaatctCAAAACTATACATAATTTTTTGTCTAATATGCAATGTTACACATGAACCttgattttatgtaattttatacatgaaattcgatttaatccaaaaaattattaacacaattatcgGTGTATCATCATTTTAATTTTACATATTACATACACAAATAACTATATTTatctgaaataaaaataaattgatgtatataTTTCTTTAAACATGTACAATTTAATTGAAATTAAAGTTTCACACATACATTTTGAACCAAAACCACAATTTTCGATATATAATGACACCAAAACAAAATTTATATATCAAATTATACATTAAATCAAATTTCACGCATAAATTTTCTATTTATcccaaataattattatatttttaatctcCAATTAGAGCGAACCCAACATTGAGTAACTGGATCGATAGTGACCGAGCAAAACTGGATGAGGCCCGGTTGTCCATGCGTGGCCCCCTAAGCCCAATCGTCTGGTGTTTTGGTAATTTCAGGCTACCAGATTGAAACTGCCGAAAGAGTCTTCTCATCACTTCTATGCACAATTAATTTGGAAATTTTACAGTATACAATCCATTTTGATCGAGCGGACAAGAGAGGTAGAGAAATAGTGTGATGGCATCCGGGTGGGGAATCAACGGTAACAAAGGCAGGTGCTACGATTTCTGGGTCGACTTCAGCGAGTGCATGTCCCGTTGCAGAGAACCCAAGGACTGTGGTCTTCTCCGTGAAGATTATCTCGAGTGCCTCCACCATTCTAAAGAGGTAATTATTACCCATTctttaagttttaattttatttcctttAGATTAGATTCCAGATttatggattttattttatttttcccatttAAATGTTCCCCAAACCCTAATTCTTTTTGTATTCTCACCAATGAAGTGTCTAATTAGTTTTCTTAGGTCGTTTCTTGATCCATTTAGCTATAATTACTCTGGAGTTGACGCGTTTTTACGAGAtagattaactctttttttttgtttattgaaTTTCGTGCTTTGTTCTTGAGCTTCACTGAATTTCACGACTTGACGGTCGTCCTCAAGCTCGTAAGTGGTTGGAATTGGTTCAGTCAAGCTAAAAAGTcaagaattttagcttttcgCTTTTGCAAAAGTGCTTTTGGCTGAAATTACTTTCTTAGCCTCATTAAAGAACTGTTACGAAGCTTTTTTCCACTGCACTTTTCCACCTCAATAGTAAACTGGCCTTTAGGCTTTGGTAGagtagaaagaaaagaaaattgaagggaTAGAAAACTAGAAGGATGGAAAACATAATTTTTCTTTTCATAGGTGTACTTGGTAGGAAAGATGGAAAAATGGGAAGAAATGTCAACAATTGCTTGGTAGAAttgaaaaatgaaaggaaagaaaataaaatatttaaaaaatgcaTAATTTTGAACTAGCATACACTTCTCCCTCATtttctctctcattttctcttctattttctttcctctcacttccctttccaatcaagcacatgcaaaattcattttttttcctCACTTTTCCACTTCCTCCTCCCATCCCTCCACTTTTCCATCCAACCAAGCACACCCTTTGTTCTGCTGCTGGGACCAGATCATCCAGTTATAGATAGCTTCATTAGTTTGTGAAGTCTTTTACCTCTAGGTGGTGTTTGGTATCATGCTATCTCTTTGAAGTTAAGGTTGACCTATTCACTGTGTTTGTTAGTAACTTAAGGATCTTATATGACGATAGCTTTATGTCACAAAGATGATAAGATCAATGCTTTATGGTTGATCTGAATCCCATTGAAAGCAGTGGGAAATTTATCATCTCCTAGCCACTGCACTGAGGTTATGGTCTTTGAAATTTAGGAAACATTTACCCACCAGATATGTTTCTGGCTAAAGTTTTATTGTTTATAAGCAAATATtccattttaattgttttatgcaagaaaacttaTGTGATATTTAAATGTCAACATGTTGATAACCATTTTGAATTGTACTCATCAAGATTTGGTTCGTACTTCATAATTTTCTATATAAATGAATTCTTATTTATTACTGtttcattcaataaaatttgATTAATACAAAGATGTGGCACAtggtataatgataaattatggaTTGTTGAATTGCTAACGTATGAATGTTGTTGTAAATTGATAAATGCACGTTTTTCCACTCATACTGCCGCTGGTATCCAAGAAACATAGAGTGTCATTCAAAAGGTATTAAAGCTACAGTGCCAAGCATCTGAATCAATATAGCTGTGACATTGAGGCAGTTTTAGGGAATTTAATGGAACTTTTTATTCGTAAATTTTACGAGTTTACTGGAATTTTCTGTAACCTACGAAACAGTCACGAGATGAAAACGATTTCAAGTGTGTGATTTATTGTGGAAAACTCTAATACATTCTCCATCAAATGGTATTTTAATGGTTTTTGCTGGAGCAACTAGTCTGAATGCATAATCACGAAGGATAAATGAGCTTGTGGTTATTTAGTTTATCTTACATTTTATCATTCTCTACTCCAAAAACCAAGTTAGATGTTAACTTAGGTCCATGGCAAGGAAAATTTCATATTACTTAGCATTATAATTTGAATGTAGATATTTTGTTTTAATCCCATGATCCATATGGATGTTTTATGTAATTGGTGCTGGGATCCATTTCATATACTGACATTCATTGTGGCCAATCTTGATAACAATGGCAGTTTCAACGAAGGAATCGAATTTATAAGGAGGAGCAACGTAAATTAAGAGCTGCCGCACGAAAAGACAAGGAAGGCGAAAATGGTGTTCATCATCATGCATAGTCATAATTTGTGATCCTTTAATTTGCCAATAATAATAATGCGTGGAGATTGTTGTATTTATGTTGGGATTGGTATTTTAACTCTTTGCTAAATTACCTTTTGGTTTCCCTTTCGTTGGAATGGACATTGTTGTTTTCTGCCTGTGGCTGTGGGAGCAAAGTTAAATTGGAGTGAGCGAAACTTTTTTACTTGAAAAAAATTTCGAATTTTAAATTAATCGAATCAATTATTTGGTTTTTCGAGTTTAAGtcaagttaaattttacaatttaaataatttaaataactcAAATAACATATTAGTGTAAATATACATTtggtttttgttaattttgaaaatgagtgaATTGgtttttaacaaaaaattataaaaaattaaaataattttaaaattcaaagtatttaaaaatttataattttaaaagttatagaaatttaaaaatattataaaatctaaactaaatataaaaaattaaaatgataattgtttgGGATTTAATCaagtaaattaattataattattagagttattaggtttagggtttttatttCCTTTCTAAGTTTTATGTTTCCGATAGTGTccttattcaaaataaaataaaataatgtttatgtttatgttttcttttctctctgtagcgtttgtaaattttatgttttatgtttttcttttaaattatatattttgaaaaagaaatatgttaaatattttttgaaaaaaatcctcaatttttcaaatatattatttttactaattttatatcatggtaaacaaaaatattttatattaaaatcataaaaatatattaataaatgatTATTAATGGAATGAGAATAGTTTTTATATGAAATTTGTTGGTCTTGTGTTTAATTCttaaataatagttttcagttgtTTTATTTGAAGattatataaaagtatgaaaatatgaaaatacTCTTACAATAATATTAATTACACCTTAAAATaagagtattttagtaatttcatagTTAAGTTAATGTTAAGATGACTCGTGACATTAATTCGGTCATCTATTTTACACATAGTACAGATAAAGTATGTGCCAAATTTTGTTTGAGCTTTATCATATAAAGTATTTTCATACCAACAAGTGTTAGGTATAGTGATAAAATACATTACACtcctaaaaaaaaaacaaagattcGAATCTTGAAAAATACGTTGTTGGGAAGTAAAATCACGAATCTTGAACATGGACCATAATACGGATATGGAAAAATacttaaaaaattcattttattttttattaaaactttagcattaatctattaaaataatattcatttcccaataaaatggaaattaagattatattttaatataaactttgaaaatattttattaagttatGAAAAGAATATTTGAGTTATTAGACATTTTCTTACAAATTATTTTATAGACTCTCCTACTATATTATTCATggtcatttttaattatttaatgatatttcaataatttttctatgttattgacacataattttggtAATATTTTTACCTTAAATTCTGAACTTTGAACCTTGAACGGTATACCTCAAATCTGAATCATAAACTCAAAATCTTAAACCTCAAAGGGAGTTTCAGGTTTGGGTTTGATGTTTGGTGTTTGGGTTTGGTATTTAAGGTTTATGGTTCAAATTTGTGGTTTATGGTTTGAGATTTAGGGTTTGAGTTAGTGTTTAGAGTTTTAAGGTTGGAGGTTTAACGTTCATagtaaaaaaatatcaaaattatatattaatgacataaaaaaaattattgaaatgccaTTAAATAATTGGAAAGAAACCATAAATGACGTAGTGAGAAaggtccataaaataattttacttaAAGATAAAACAAATTTCATAAgtaatattttgaattaaaaaattatcTACCAAAATAATGAAATGTTTTGTTACAGCTTTTTTAATATTGTCGTACTAAATAGGCTTTTCTTCATATTATATTACACAAATCAACTAATTCATTAACGCTTTATTAAAGAAGATAGTAATGAAATAAGATTGGACGCTGAAGGAGGTGGGTTTTCCTTCAATAATTGTATCCATGATTATACGTTAAACCATAAATAAAAGGGATAATGTTACATTTGGTGCATgaacttttataaaatatttaatatggtACCTAAATTATCAATTTGTGTATCATTCGGTACTTGTACTTTCATAAAATATCCAATGTAGTACTTGAACTATCAATTTATGTGTCATTTACTACATGTACTTGCATAAAGTGTCCAATGTGATATTTATATTTTGACAATGTTCAATGTGATACTTGAACTATCAATCTGTGTATTATTATAGTACTTGAAGTTAACACTCATAGTAAATGCTAAAAATTAATCAATGAAAAATCATCACGTGTATTTATTTTCAAATCATTAATTCCACatagataatataataatatgtgaaaagataaataaataaaaaataaattaaattaaatttaaaaaaaacttgattcaaattcttgaaaccttaaaatttaaatttaaaagctAAACAACataattttaacataaaaaataaatttattcaaattcttaaaaaccctaaaattttcaaaatttctccaAATTTGTATCTCTTACTTGACTTATTGAGCTTGAATGGGAGGTTGAATAACTTGATTTTGATTATCATttcaaatttttgttttatttacctTTTCcacataatattttattattcatgTGGAATTAATGATTTGGGAAAAATCTACATGTCAGATTTTCGTTGGTTGGTTTAGCATTTACTGAGGGTATTAACTCCAAATACCATAATAATACACAGATTGATAGTTCGAGTACCACATTGAATATTTTCAAAGTATAAGTATCATGTTGGGCATTTCATGAAAGTACAAACCTTAAATAATACACAAACTGATAGTTTAAGTACCACATTGGACATTTTCAAAGTACAAGTACCACATTAGACATGTTATGAAAGTACATGTACCAAATAATACACAAATTGATGGTTCAAGTACCACATTAGACACTTTTAAGGTACATATACCACATTGGATATTTTATGAAAGTATAGGTACCAAATGTGACATTATCTCTAAATTTAATAATTGAAggtataatgtcaaatttaaccctcggcatttacatcttttgtcaatttaactattataatttttttagctaaattaaaTCCTCAATCTTGTAAAATGAATAGAATTTGACCATCAATCTTTTAAAAGAAATCTAGTTGTTATTTTTTTAACTGAAATATTGTCTAAAACCTTTTTTAAACACGGTGATTTACATGGTA
This window of the Gossypium arboreum isolate Shixiya-1 chromosome 12, ASM2569848v2, whole genome shotgun sequence genome carries:
- the LOC108477321 gene encoding NADH dehydrogenase [ubiquinone] iron-sulfur protein 5-B-like — its product is MASGWGINGNKGRCYDFWVDFSECMSRCREPKDCGLLREDYLECLHHSKEFQRRNRIYKEEQRKLRAAARKDKEGENGVHHHA